The Thermodesulfobacteriota bacterium DNA window GGGGGAGGCGGCCGCGACCAGGGTGCCGGCAATCAGCGCGCCGTCCCGCATGCCGAACAGGGCGGTCCTTTCATTATAGTCATAGGTCAGTTCCGGTCCCAGGGATTCGTACGGGACAATGATAACGGTCCAGAACAGAAACAGGGCCGCCACCATCACGGCAAACCAGGCGGTTGCCGCCGCGGTCCCCAGGCCGGACGGCGGGTTGAAAAGCAGGGCCATGGCGGCAATCAGGGGCCGGCGCCGGCCAAAGGGGGTTTTCAGCCGGTCGGAAATATATCCCATGACCGGATCGGTAACGGCGTCAAACAACCGGACCAGCAGCAGAATCAGGCCCAGAGCGCCGATGGGAACTCCCACCACGTCGGTATAAAATTTGGGAAGATAGACATAGACAGGGATTCCTACCACGGCCAGGGAAAAGGCCGGCGCCGAATAAGCCAGTTTCCGGGTAACGGTGAGATGTCTCACGGTGCCAGCCCTTTCAGCAGATCGTTGCGAAATCCCTTGTCAATGGGGTTTGCCCCGATCCAGATGGAAAAAAACGCGTGCGAAAAGTCGGCGCCGGGGACCGTTCCCAATGCCTGCCCGTTGAACGCCAGTTCCGTGCCGGATTCGGGAATATAGGTGGCTGTATAACGGTCGCCGGGAGCAACATCCCGGTAAAGAGCGTTCATCCGGTCGACAAAAGGGGCGAGCCGCGCAAACTGCTCCGGCGTCACGTTTTTTTCAATCATGGTGGTCGTGGCCGTTGCAAAATCTTCGGCCGGAATGGCGTGGAAATAATGCAGCTCAAGCCGCCGCGTCACGTTCTCCAGCGCGCTGGCTGGGGGCAGGCCCTCTTCCAGGTAAAAAGCACCGGCATAGGCTTTGATCACCGCAAGGTAACGCAGCAGACCAACGCCTCTCAGAGTCAGACGCTTTTGGCTGACGTAAACCTCTTTTTCAAAATCAGCGCCGTTGACCTGGGCGCCGTAAAGACCGGTGGCAGCGGAAAGAATTATCGCCCAGGTAACTGCCGCCTGATAAAAAATCCGAACCCGTCGTAGCATGGTGTTTATTCTCTCCCAGTTGAGACAAAAATTTATCCGTTAAATACGAGTCACTCCCGTTACGCTGCCCTCTTCCGGCCAGTTAATGGAAAACAGCTTTAACACTTAGAAAAGTTTTTGTTCATCCCCCTGATGGGCAAGTCAAATCATTGTTTATTGGCATACATTGTAAATTGGAAAAAGTAACATGCATGCCATTTACAGCGCATTGGAATTCGGCCTTCCCCGGCTCCCCCCCTGTTGCAAAACGGTTATCCGTGAATAAGTTAACAATTTTAATATGTAAAAAGAAAAGAGGAAAGCCAAAACCCGCTGCGCCACTGAAAAAACATGGTTTGGCATCATGTTTACGGTTCGCCCGCCATATCAACGGCATCGATATCGCTTTTACCTTGTGAAGAATATACATAAGGTATTGGGAGTTAAAAACAATTAAACAGGAGGGGAGATAATGGACGTTAAAGACTTTTGCAGTGGTTTGGGGCAGGAGCTGGTGGCCTGGAAAGCCAAGTTGTTTGATGTGGTTGCAAAGGCTGACAGGCTGAAGAGTGCGGACAAGGAGAGGGTTCCTGGCAATTTTAATGACATGAAAATCCTTTTACAGGATCTTGAGGAAAAGATCGGACAGCTTAAAACCGAGTGCCCGTCCGACTGGAGCCCGCAGAAAAAAGCCATTGAACAGGGCCATGTGAATATGCGGTCAAAGTATGAGGAAACACTGGAGTTTATTGGGAAAGCAGCACCGGTTTCCATCCCGGGCTAAGACCTTGGTAGAAATTTGACTTTGTAAAAAGAGCGGCGCCTGCGCCGCTCTTTTTTTATGAACAAACCGTCTCTTCCTGCTTTGACTGTGTCGAAGGGGAATATGGGAATACGGTGCTGACTCCAGTTTCCGGCTAAATAGATAAAATGGCACTTTAATGCCCGGAAATTTCGCGAGTTGATTTGGCCGCGGCTGCAGGGACCGCCGTGTGGCGGACTGATGCCAAAGCTCGGGTCCTGGTAACAACAATAGCGCTGTTTTCAAAAACCCGGGGTTTTCTGTAATCCCGAATGTTCTGAAGGCCTCTTCCAGTTTTTCTGTCTATAACGACTTCTTCTCCTTCCGGGATTTGATTCTTTTCCCCTTGCTTATTTCCGTCAGTGGTTTATGATCGTACCATACTCATCATCCGAAAACCATCTGATTTCACAATTAAAAACAGGCTGGTACAGGCCATCTATGGAACATCGGCCCGAATACCTTGAATACATCAGGCGGACCGGCGCCTTTTTCTCCCGGTTTGCCGGAAAACAATCATTCGGAGAAACGGACAAGTCATGATTACCGATCCTGTTGAAGCCAAATTGTTTCGGATCTGGAAGCGGCGGCTGATTTCCTTTTCCCTGTATTTTTCTTTATGGTTCCTGGCCACGGCGGGGTTTCCCGTCATCGCCCTGTTCACGCTCATACCGGATTTGATGCTGCCCCATCGCGCGGCCCTGCCGCGAACAAGATGCGTCCTCTTTTTTACGCTCTACCTGAACTGTGAAATGCTGGGGCTCGCCGGCGCTTTCCTCTCATGGATCATCAGCGGGGCCTTTATGGGTCTGGGCAGGGAACGCTTTATCCGGCAGAATGCATGGCTTCAGGCCCGCTGGGCCCATGCCCTGCTCCACAGTTCCCTGAAGATCTTCTCCATGTCCATCAGGGTGGAAGGCATCGAATGCGCCTTTCCCGGCCCCATCATTCTGCTGATCCGCCACGCGAGCACGGCGGATACGGTCCTGGCTTCGGTCCTTATCGCCAACACCCACCGCATGCTCCTCCGGTTCGTGCTCAAACGGGAATTGCTCTGGGACCCATGCCTGGATGTGGTCGGTAACCGTCTGCCCAATGTTTTCGTGGACCGGAGCGGGCAACACACGGAAAGAGAATTAAGCTGCATCCGCGAGCTTGCCACCGGCATGGGACAACGGGACGGCGTGCTGATTTATCCTGAAGGCACCCGTTTTTATCCCCGCAAACTGGAAACAATCAGGGCAAAACTATCCGCAACCGAACAGCCGGAAATCATGTCACGCGTGAATGCCATGCGGAACGTGCTCCCTCCCCGGATGGGCGGCTTTTCCGCGGCGGTGGAAGGGGCGCCGGAAGCAGATATCGTTATCTGCGCCCACACCGGCTTTGAAGCAGCGGTAAATTTCAGACAGTTCTGGCGGGGCGATCTGATCGGTAAAACCGTTCATGTGAATTTTCGCCGGATCGCAGCACGGGAAATTCCCGGAGATCACCCGAAACGTAAGGAATGGCTTCTTGACCGCTGGCTGGAAGTAGACCGCTGGACCACGGCGCATAAGCCCTGAGGAACGCAGCGTACTCAGCAGTACGTGAAATTACGGAGGATGCAGCGCAACGCAGATATTGGGCTTTTTACCAAGC harbors:
- a CDS encoding lysophospholipid acyltransferase family protein, whose protein sequence is MITDPVEAKLFRIWKRRLISFSLYFSLWFLATAGFPVIALFTLIPDLMLPHRAALPRTRCVLFFTLYLNCEMLGLAGAFLSWIISGAFMGLGRERFIRQNAWLQARWAHALLHSSLKIFSMSIRVEGIECAFPGPIILLIRHASTADTVLASVLIANTHRMLLRFVLKRELLWDPCLDVVGNRLPNVFVDRSGQHTERELSCIRELATGMGQRDGVLIYPEGTRFYPRKLETIRAKLSATEQPEIMSRVNAMRNVLPPRMGGFSAAVEGAPEADIVICAHTGFEAAVNFRQFWRGDLIGKTVHVNFRRIAAREIPGDHPKRKEWLLDRWLEVDRWTTAHKP
- a CDS encoding chalcone isomerase family protein, with the translated sequence MLRRVRIFYQAAVTWAIILSAATGLYGAQVNGADFEKEVYVSQKRLTLRGVGLLRYLAVIKAYAGAFYLEEGLPPASALENVTRRLELHYFHAIPAEDFATATTTMIEKNVTPEQFARLAPFVDRMNALYRDVAPGDRYTATYIPESGTELAFNGQALGTVPGADFSHAFFSIWIGANPIDKGFRNDLLKGLAP